One region of Streptomyces subrutilus genomic DNA includes:
- a CDS encoding AurF N-oxygenase family protein, whose translation MTTVTDRAALRDALGLLKDREQIAERLLESSAKHSFDPDKELDWDAPLIEGKYYWPPELLSLYDTPLWKRMGEEQRIDLSRHEAAALGSLGIWFEIILMQLLVRHIYDKSLTSNHVRYALTEIADECRHSMMFARMIQKAGAPAYPVSRVNHNLARVLKTVSTTPGSFACTLLGEEILDWMQRLTFPDERVQPLIRGVTRIHVIEEARHVRYAREELRRQMLTAPRWEQELTRVSCGEAARVFSLAFVNPAVYENVGLDRREAVAQVKASGHRREVMQTGAKRLTDFLDDIGVLRGVGRRLWKSSGLLA comes from the coding sequence ATGACGACCGTGACCGATCGAGCCGCGCTGAGGGACGCCCTCGGCCTGCTCAAGGACCGCGAGCAGATCGCCGAGCGGCTGCTCGAATCCTCCGCCAAGCACTCCTTCGACCCCGACAAGGAACTCGACTGGGACGCCCCGCTGATCGAGGGCAAGTACTACTGGCCCCCCGAGCTGCTCTCCCTCTACGACACCCCCCTCTGGAAGAGGATGGGGGAGGAGCAGCGCATCGACCTCTCCCGCCACGAGGCGGCGGCGCTCGGCTCCCTCGGCATCTGGTTCGAGATCATCCTCATGCAGCTCCTGGTCCGGCACATCTACGACAAGTCCCTGACCAGCAACCACGTGCGCTATGCGCTCACCGAGATCGCCGACGAGTGCCGCCACTCGATGATGTTCGCCCGCATGATCCAGAAGGCCGGCGCCCCCGCCTACCCGGTCTCCCGCGTCAACCACAACCTCGCCCGCGTCCTCAAGACCGTCTCCACCACCCCCGGTTCCTTCGCCTGCACCCTCCTCGGCGAGGAGATCCTCGACTGGATGCAGCGCCTGACCTTCCCGGACGAGCGCGTCCAGCCGCTGATCCGCGGCGTCACCCGGATCCACGTCATCGAGGAGGCCCGGCACGTCCGGTACGCCCGCGAGGAACTGCGCCGCCAGATGCTGACGGCCCCGCGCTGGGAGCAGGAGCTCACCCGCGTCAGCTGCGGCGAGGCCGCCCGCGTCTTCTCCCTGGCCTTCGTGAATCCGGCGGTGTACGAGAACGTGGGCCTCGACCGCCGCGAGGCCGTCGCCCAGGTCAAGGCGAGCGGCCACCGCCGCGAGGTCATGCAGACCGGCGCCAAGCGGCTCACCGACTTCCTCGACGACATCGGCGTGCTGCGCGGAGTCGGCCGCAGGCTGTGGAAGAGCTCGGGCCTCCTGGCCTGA
- a CDS encoding TetR/AcrR family transcriptional regulator, protein MTVRAYRRLSVEERRAQLLDAALSLFAHRAPEEISLDDVAEAAGVSRPLVYRYFPGGKQQLYEAALRSAADLLELCFAEPQEGPLTRRLGRALDRYLAFVDEHDTGFAALLQGGSVVETSRTTATVDGIRRAAAEQILLHLGVPAPGPRLRMMVRTWITAVEAASLIWIDEGKQPQVGSLRDWLVDQFIALLTATAATDPETAAAARAALALESADGPVGVLARRVIPVVSEAAHLL, encoded by the coding sequence ATGACCGTACGCGCGTACCGCAGGCTGAGCGTCGAGGAGCGGCGGGCCCAACTCCTCGACGCCGCCCTGTCGCTGTTCGCGCACCGGGCGCCGGAGGAGATCTCGCTCGACGACGTGGCCGAGGCCGCCGGGGTCTCGCGCCCGCTCGTCTACCGCTACTTCCCCGGCGGCAAGCAGCAGCTCTACGAGGCCGCCCTGCGCTCGGCGGCCGACCTCCTGGAGCTGTGCTTCGCGGAACCGCAGGAGGGCCCGCTGACCCGGCGCCTCGGCCGGGCCCTCGACCGCTACCTGGCCTTCGTCGACGAACACGACACCGGCTTCGCGGCCCTCCTCCAGGGCGGCAGCGTCGTGGAGACCTCGCGCACGACGGCGACGGTCGACGGCATCCGCCGGGCCGCCGCCGAACAGATCCTCCTCCACCTGGGGGTCCCCGCCCCCGGCCCCCGCCTGCGCATGATGGTCCGTACGTGGATCACCGCGGTCGAGGCGGCCTCCCTCATCTGGATCGACGAGGGCAAGCAGCCGCAGGTCGGGTCGCTGCGCGACTGGCTGGTGGACCAGTTCATCGCGCTGCTCACGGCCACCGCGGCCACGGATCCGGAAACGGCCGCCGCCGCCCGCGCCGCCCTCGCCCTGGAATCGGCGGACGGCCCGGTCGGGGTGCTGGCCCGGCGCGTGATCCCGGTGGTCTCCGAGGCCGCCCACCTCCTGTGA